Proteins encoded within one genomic window of Oncorhynchus nerka isolate Pitt River linkage group LG9b, Oner_Uvic_2.0, whole genome shotgun sequence:
- the LOC115114228 gene encoding ras-related protein Rab-3A-like: MASATATYGQKESSDQNFDYMFKILIIGNSSVGKTSFLFRYADDSFTPAFVSTVGIDFKVKTIYRNDKRIKLQIWDTAGQERYRTITTAYYRGAMGFILMYDITNEDSFNAVQDWSTQIKTYSWDNAQVLLVGNKCDMEDERVVAADRGRQLSDQLGFEYFECSAKDNINVKQTFERLVDIICEKMSESLDNADPAVTGAKQGPQLTEQPERPHQDCAC, from the exons ATGGCCTCAGCAACAGCCACCTATGGACAGAAGGAGTCCTCCGACCAGAACTTCGACTACATGTTCAAGATCCTGATCATTGGCAACAGCAGTGTGGGTAAAACCTCCTTCCTTTTTCGCTATGCTGATGACTCCTTCACGCCGGCTTTCGTCAGCACGGTGGGCATCGACTTCAAGGTGAAGACC atctacAGGAACGACAAAAGGATAAAGCTGCAGATCTGG GATACTGCCGGACAGGAGCGCTACAGGACCATCACCACGGCCTACTACAGAGGAGCCATGGGCTTCATCCTCATGTATGACATCACCAACGAGGACTCCTTCAACGCCGTGCAGGACTG GTCCACCCAGATCAAGACGTACTCCTGGGACAACGCCCAGGTCCTGCTGGTGGGAAACAAGTGTGACATGGAAGACGAGAGGGTGGTGGCAGCAGACCGGGGCCGGCAGCTCTCTGACCAACTGG GCTTTGAGTACTTTGAGTGCAGTGCCAAGGACAACATCAACGTCAAGCAGACGTTTGAGCGGCTGGTGGACATCATCTGTGAGAAGATGTCGGAGAGCTTAGACAACGCCGACCCCGCCGTCACAGGGGCCAAACAGGGGCCCCAGCTCACCGAGCAGCCCGAACGCCCCCACCAGGACTGTGCTTGCTAA